One region of Chlorobiota bacterium genomic DNA includes:
- a CDS encoding GNAT family N-acetyltransferase, whose amino-acid sequence MDGTTTTGISTREVCALEMGEAEAWADLQRSAHGGGPGAPKIHVERVGGSVLLIAPGTRLALFNRVIGLGIAEPVTPRLVQEVIGCYRQHGAQQFLIHSNPLADQMGLPQLLADQGFVPLDAWAKLLRPPAPLPPLASTTLTVRQIQLNRARLFGRIVCEGFGMSEGMADGICLAVGRAGWFHYLAFDDEAPIGAAAMFVRDGIAWFGIAATLPSCRGRGGQSALVAQRINDAVALGCRHLVAETSGELHPPNPSFRNMTRAGFRLAYLRRNYLLAVPR is encoded by the coding sequence ATGGATGGAACAACCACAACCGGCATCTCCACAAGGGAGGTGTGCGCCCTTGAAATGGGCGAAGCAGAAGCATGGGCCGACCTTCAGCGGTCGGCCCATGGAGGGGGCCCCGGTGCCCCGAAGATCCATGTTGAGCGCGTTGGCGGAAGCGTTCTGCTGATTGCCCCGGGGACGCGCCTTGCACTGTTCAACAGGGTGATTGGGTTGGGAATTGCCGAACCGGTAACGCCCCGGCTGGTGCAGGAAGTGATTGGTTGCTACCGCCAGCACGGTGCCCAGCAATTTCTGATTCACAGCAACCCGCTGGCCGACCAAATGGGATTGCCGCAACTGCTGGCTGACCAGGGATTTGTTCCGCTTGATGCCTGGGCAAAACTGCTACGCCCACCGGCACCCCTTCCCCCTTTGGCCAGCACCACGCTCACAGTTCGGCAAATCCAACTGAACCGGGCAAGGCTGTTTGGGAGGATCGTGTGCGAAGGGTTCGGAATGTCGGAAGGCATGGCCGATGGTATCTGTTTGGCGGTGGGCCGCGCCGGATGGTTCCACTATCTGGCGTTCGATGATGAAGCCCCTATCGGCGCAGCCGCAATGTTTGTGCGCGACGGGATCGCTTGGTTCGGGATTGCTGCCACACTCCCCAGCTGCCGGGGGCGCGGAGGGCAATCGGCACTGGTTGCCCAGCGAATCAACGATGCGGTGGCGTTGGGCTGCCGCCACCTTGTTGCCGAAACAAGTGGGGAGCTTCATCCCCCCAATCCTTCCTTCCGCAACATGACCCGCGCGGGGTTTCGGCTGGCGTATTTGCGGCGTAATTATCTGCTTGCCGTTCCGCGCTAA
- a CDS encoding LuxR family transcriptional regulator: MIDANYTNLLDAGNRALAEGKWEVAADCFAAAIASKETTEALEGLAAASYFLNDETATLAARERAYLLHREANNHQGMARLAGMLANDYGEFRGDFAIASGWLSRGLRAIEECGPCREAGFLTTLQAHVALLIQKNPAEAMLHADSALRHGREFNAPDIEMMALALRGLALVSQGDPIEGMRLLDEATTAAIAGETEDISAIGNTCCYLIAACERVRDYDRAAQWCIRISEFSSRWRMASLFGSCRTQYASILMTQGRWEEAEQELLNAAAILRERRPGQVAACTVRLGELRRRQGRFAEAEALFAETHSHPLAMLGRAAIMLENADPSNALGLVERHLRRIPANDRTERVLGLELLLRVQLALALQQEAKQTLEEIREIANRVNTSPLHAAIHAADGAFAAANGDLRKAQFHLEDAIDLYDRTPMPFEAGCTRLELASLLRQLGDAARAAEEASIAQQSFQRLGAACQAKRAAAIMDGSTSTNSTFTSTTSPSDDLTRRETEILMLIAAGKSNEEIATTLFLSIRTVERHVSNIYLKIGATGRTARAIATAWAWERKKG, translated from the coding sequence ATGATTGATGCCAACTACACCAATCTTCTGGATGCTGGGAACCGTGCCCTTGCCGAAGGGAAATGGGAGGTTGCCGCCGATTGCTTTGCGGCAGCAATCGCCAGCAAGGAAACCACCGAAGCGTTGGAAGGGCTTGCCGCCGCCAGCTACTTTTTGAACGACGAAACCGCCACGCTTGCGGCCCGCGAACGGGCCTACCTTTTGCACCGCGAAGCCAACAACCACCAGGGAATGGCGCGATTGGCCGGAATGCTGGCCAACGATTATGGTGAGTTCCGCGGGGACTTCGCCATTGCCAGCGGATGGCTATCGCGCGGACTGCGGGCGATTGAAGAATGTGGCCCCTGCCGCGAAGCCGGATTCCTGACAACGCTGCAAGCCCACGTGGCCTTGCTAATCCAGAAAAACCCGGCCGAGGCGATGCTCCACGCCGACAGCGCGCTGCGCCACGGGCGCGAATTCAATGCGCCAGATATTGAGATGATGGCGCTGGCACTGCGCGGGCTGGCATTGGTTAGCCAGGGGGACCCGATTGAAGGGATGCGATTGCTGGACGAAGCCACCACCGCTGCAATCGCAGGGGAAACCGAGGACATCAGCGCGATTGGGAACACCTGCTGCTACCTGATTGCCGCCTGCGAACGGGTGCGCGATTACGACCGCGCCGCGCAGTGGTGCATCCGAATTTCGGAGTTCAGCAGCCGCTGGCGGATGGCCTCCCTTTTTGGATCGTGCCGAACCCAGTACGCCAGCATCCTGATGACCCAGGGGAGATGGGAGGAAGCCGAGCAAGAACTGCTGAACGCTGCGGCAATCCTGCGCGAACGCCGCCCCGGGCAGGTGGCCGCCTGCACCGTTCGGCTGGGCGAACTGCGGCGGCGGCAAGGAAGATTTGCCGAGGCCGAAGCACTGTTTGCCGAAACCCACTCGCACCCGCTTGCGATGCTGGGGCGCGCAGCCATCATGCTGGAGAACGCGGACCCCAGCAATGCGCTTGGGCTGGTGGAACGCCACCTTCGCCGCATCCCCGCCAACGACCGGACCGAGCGTGTGCTAGGGTTGGAACTGCTGCTTCGCGTGCAGCTTGCCCTTGCGCTGCAGCAGGAAGCCAAGCAGACGCTGGAAGAGATTCGCGAGATTGCCAACCGCGTGAACACCTCGCCATTGCACGCAGCAATCCACGCGGCCGATGGCGCGTTTGCCGCCGCCAACGGGGACCTTCGCAAAGCACAGTTCCACCTTGAAGACGCGATTGATTTATACGACCGCACCCCCATGCCGTTCGAGGCCGGATGCACCAGGCTTGAGCTTGCTTCGCTGCTGCGCCAGCTTGGCGACGCTGCCCGCGCTGCCGAGGAAGCCAGCATCGCCCAGCAATCCTTCCAACGGCTTGGCGCGGCTTGCCAGGCCAAGCGGGCAGCAGCAATCATGGATGGCTCCACCTCCACCAACTCCACTTTCACCAGCACCACCTCACCTTCGGATGATCTTACGCGCCGCGAGACCGAGATATTGATGCTGATCGCCGCCGGAAAAAGCAATGAAGAGATTGCCACCACGCTGTTCCTCAGCATTCGCACGGTGGAGCGGCACGTCTCGAATATTTATCTGAAGATTGGAGCCACCGGGCGCACCGCCCGCGCCATTGCCACCGCATGGGCCTGGGAGCGGAAGAAGGGATAA
- the ispG gene encoding flavodoxin-dependent (E)-4-hydroxy-3-methylbut-2-enyl-diphosphate synthase, which produces MTIPELPIVGQNGGANGDAAAHQQPIATAPFRRRQSRRVMLAGVPVGGNAPISVQTMTKTKTGDAAATIAQIKRCEEAGVDIVRVTVNDWDAANAIGEIVRGVNVPIVSDIHFNHVFALKAIEAGVAKVRINPGNIGARERIHQVLKAAQERGIPIRIGVNSGSLENDILEKHGYPTAEALFESAMRHAGICEEFGFQDVIISVKSTDVRLMIEAYRLIAERTDYPLHLGVTEAGTTRVGTIKSAVGIGTLLAEGIGDTIRVSLTDEPEKEVETGKEILRSLGLASRAVEIIACPTCGRLEIDLFKVTRQLEEALKGVKKPVKIALLGCVVNGPGEASEADIGIAAGKGVGILYRKGEVVRRIKEEDIVSTVLEEVEKFQPEG; this is translated from the coding sequence ATGACAATCCCTGAACTTCCAATCGTTGGCCAAAACGGCGGTGCGAACGGCGACGCTGCGGCGCACCAGCAGCCGATTGCCACCGCTCCATTCCGCCGCCGGCAATCGCGGCGGGTGATGCTGGCTGGCGTGCCGGTTGGTGGCAACGCCCCGATCAGCGTGCAAACGATGACGAAAACAAAAACCGGGGACGCGGCGGCCACCATCGCCCAGATTAAGCGATGCGAGGAAGCCGGCGTTGACATCGTCCGCGTCACCGTCAACGACTGGGACGCGGCCAATGCCATTGGCGAGATTGTCCGCGGCGTGAACGTCCCCATTGTTTCCGACATCCACTTCAACCACGTCTTCGCGCTGAAGGCAATCGAGGCCGGGGTGGCGAAGGTCCGCATCAACCCGGGAAACATTGGCGCACGCGAGCGAATCCACCAGGTGCTGAAGGCCGCGCAAGAGCGGGGCATCCCGATCCGAATCGGCGTGAACAGCGGATCGTTGGAGAACGACATCCTGGAAAAACATGGCTACCCCACCGCCGAAGCGTTGTTCGAAAGCGCGATGCGCCACGCGGGAATCTGCGAGGAGTTCGGGTTCCAGGACGTTATCATCTCGGTAAAATCCACCGATGTTCGGCTGATGATCGAGGCCTACCGCCTGATTGCCGAGCGGACCGACTACCCGCTTCACCTGGGCGTTACCGAGGCCGGAACAACCCGCGTCGGGACCATCAAATCTGCCGTGGGAATCGGGACGCTGCTGGCCGAAGGAATCGGCGACACCATCCGCGTCTCCCTAACCGACGAGCCGGAGAAAGAGGTGGAGACCGGGAAGGAAATCCTTCGCTCACTTGGACTTGCTTCGCGCGCGGTGGAGATTATCGCCTGCCCAACCTGTGGCCGGTTGGAGATTGACCTGTTCAAAGTCACCCGCCAGTTGGAGGAGGCATTGAAAGGGGTGAAGAAGCCGGTGAAGATTGCACTGCTTGGCTGCGTGGTGAACGGCCCCGGCGAGGCATCGGAGGCGGACATCGGGATTGCTGCGGGGAAAGGGGTTGGGATACTCTATCGCAAGGGTGAGGTGGTGCGGCGGATCAAAGAAGAGGATATCGTCAGCACCGTGTTGGAGGAAGTGGAGAAGTTCCAGCCAGAAGGGTAA
- a CDS encoding rhomboid family intramembrane serine protease, whose product MASYGNPYGSRPFSMFPPVIKWLLGINVVIFIIGLLPAGIQDGFQLAVDDYFTSYGALWPLNHPAFGAWQYFTYMFLHGGVMHLFFNMLILWMFGMELEQAWGSRRFLLYYLLCGLGAGILHSVVTLAMGTGAPTVGASGAIMGVMIAFGMMFPDRIIMVYFFFPMRAKYAVFMFAGLDLVLGITNSSDGIAHFAHLGGALIGLLLLKTSGIYLRGGLFQLADRGRPASSAPFRTPAERTAPTPSRGNVIEANFREAPRQNPTPPPSHNHDQQGIDAILDKISRHGYQNLTPEEKAALLEASKRMQRG is encoded by the coding sequence ATGGCATCGTACGGCAATCCTTATGGCTCGCGGCCTTTTTCGATGTTCCCGCCAGTAATCAAATGGCTGTTGGGAATCAACGTGGTGATCTTCATCATCGGGCTTCTGCCGGCGGGCATCCAGGATGGGTTCCAGCTTGCGGTTGATGATTACTTCACCAGCTACGGCGCGCTGTGGCCGTTAAATCATCCTGCGTTTGGGGCATGGCAGTATTTCACCTACATGTTCCTGCATGGCGGGGTGATGCACCTGTTCTTCAATATGCTGATCCTGTGGATGTTCGGCATGGAGCTTGAGCAAGCCTGGGGGTCGCGGCGGTTCCTGCTGTACTATCTGCTGTGCGGGCTTGGCGCGGGCATTCTCCACTCGGTGGTGACGCTGGCAATGGGCACCGGCGCGCCCACGGTTGGCGCGTCGGGGGCAATCATGGGGGTGATGATCGCCTTCGGGATGATGTTCCCCGACCGCATCATCATGGTGTATTTCTTCTTCCCGATGCGCGCCAAATATGCCGTGTTCATGTTTGCCGGATTGGACCTTGTGCTGGGGATCACCAACAGCAGCGACGGCATTGCCCACTTTGCCCACTTGGGGGGCGCGCTGATTGGGTTGCTTCTGCTGAAAACCAGCGGCATCTATCTCCGTGGCGGGCTGTTCCAACTGGCCGACCGCGGCCGCCCAGCCAGCAGTGCCCCATTCCGCACCCCCGCCGAACGCACCGCGCCAACGCCGTCGCGTGGGAATGTGATTGAAGCAAACTTCCGCGAAGCACCACGGCAAAACCCCACCCCCCCGCCAAGCCACAACCACGACCAGCAAGGCATTGATGCTATCCTGGATAAAATCAGCCGCCACGGCTACCAAAACCTCACCCCCGAAGAAAAAGCCGCATTGCTGGAAGCAAGCAAACGGATGCAGCGAGGGTGA
- a CDS encoding phosphoglycerate kinase, protein MANSIDSLNLSGKRVLVRVDFNVPLDDSGAITDDKRIVESLPTIRKIIADGGRAILMSHLGRPKGERKMKYSLRPVAQRLSELLGKPVELAPDCIGPESAAMAEGMGNGDVLLLENLRFHNEEEANDEAFAKQLAAFGDVYINDAFGTAHRAHASTEGVARFVPEKAAGYLLMKELQFLGDAVANPARPFTAILGGSKISGKIDVIDALLAKCDTIIVGGGMMFTFFKAQGKEVGASLVEEDKIEVARRVLNDAAARGVQLLLPTDVVLADRFAADAATQQASVDAIPAGWMGLDIGPATQATFAAAITASKTVVWNGPMGVFEMEAFAAGTRAVAEALVAATQHGATTIIGGGDSAAAIAQFGLEEQVSHVSTGGGASLEFLEGKELPGVAALAQ, encoded by the coding sequence ATGGCCAACTCCATTGACTCCCTGAATCTTTCCGGCAAGCGTGTGCTTGTTCGTGTTGATTTCAACGTGCCGCTGGACGACAGCGGCGCAATCACCGACGACAAACGGATTGTGGAATCGCTCCCAACCATCCGCAAAATCATTGCTGACGGCGGGCGGGCAATCCTGATGTCGCACTTGGGCCGCCCAAAAGGGGAACGGAAGATGAAATACTCCCTTCGCCCCGTTGCCCAGCGGCTTTCTGAACTGCTTGGGAAACCGGTGGAGCTTGCCCCCGATTGCATCGGGCCGGAGTCGGCAGCAATGGCCGAGGGGATGGGCAACGGCGACGTGCTGCTGCTGGAGAACCTCCGTTTCCACAACGAGGAGGAGGCCAACGACGAAGCCTTTGCAAAGCAGCTTGCAGCATTCGGCGATGTGTACATCAACGATGCGTTCGGAACCGCACACCGCGCCCATGCAAGCACCGAAGGGGTTGCGCGGTTCGTGCCGGAAAAAGCCGCCGGCTACTTGCTGATGAAAGAACTCCAATTTTTGGGGGATGCCGTGGCAAACCCGGCCCGGCCATTCACGGCAATCCTGGGCGGGTCCAAAATTTCTGGAAAGATTGATGTGATTGATGCCCTGCTTGCCAAGTGCGACACCATCATTGTTGGCGGCGGGATGATGTTCACCTTCTTCAAAGCCCAGGGGAAGGAGGTTGGCGCATCGTTGGTGGAGGAAGATAAAATTGAGGTGGCGCGGCGCGTGCTGAACGATGCCGCCGCGCGCGGGGTGCAACTGCTTCTGCCAACGGATGTTGTGCTGGCCGACCGGTTCGCCGCCGACGCAGCCACCCAGCAAGCCTCGGTTGATGCAATCCCCGCCGGTTGGATGGGCCTAGATATTGGCCCCGCGACCCAGGCAACATTTGCCGCAGCAATCACTGCATCGAAGACCGTCGTCTGGAACGGCCCGATGGGGGTGTTTGAGATGGAGGCGTTCGCCGCCGGAACCCGCGCCGTTGCCGAAGCACTGGTTGCGGCAACCCAGCACGGGGCAACCACCATCATCGGCGGTGGAGATTCCGCGGCGGCCATTGCGCAATTTGGGCTGGAAGAACAAGTGTCGCACGTCTCCACCGGCGGCGGTGCTTCGCTGGAGTTTCTGGAAGGGAAGGAGCTTCCCGGGGTGGCCGCGTTGGCACAGTGA
- the gap gene encoding type I glyceraldehyde-3-phosphate dehydrogenase, whose amino-acid sequence MAIRIAINGFGRIGRLVFRHAMANKGAFDVVGINDLTDAATLAHLLKYDSVHGRYNGSIQVDGNDLIVDGDRITISAEKQIENLKWGQIDVAIESTGKFTDRAALQQHLANGANRVVLTAPAKDTMDATVVLGVNEHLLTPDAKILSNASCTTNCLAPMVKVLMDNFGIQSGFMTTVHSYTNDQNILDLPHKDLRRARAAAVNIIPTSTGAAKALGLVIPEVKGKLDGFAFRVPTPDGSVTDFTAIVEKPATKQEINDAFKAAAAAGPLAGILEYSADPLVSSDIVGNTHSCIFDSLSTMVIGNMVKIVGWYDNEYGYSKRIVDLVQKVAAL is encoded by the coding sequence ATGGCAATCCGCATTGCTATTAACGGTTTTGGCCGCATCGGGCGGCTGGTGTTTCGGCACGCAATGGCAAACAAAGGGGCGTTTGACGTGGTGGGCATTAACGATTTGACCGACGCAGCAACCCTTGCCCATTTGTTGAAATATGACTCGGTCCATGGCCGCTACAACGGTTCCATCCAAGTTGATGGGAACGACCTGATTGTTGACGGCGACCGCATCACCATCAGTGCCGAAAAACAGATCGAGAATCTGAAATGGGGCCAGATTGATGTGGCCATTGAATCCACCGGAAAATTCACCGACCGCGCCGCGCTGCAACAGCACCTTGCCAACGGAGCCAACCGCGTGGTGCTGACCGCCCCGGCAAAAGACACCATGGACGCAACCGTGGTGCTTGGCGTGAACGAGCATCTGCTTACCCCCGATGCCAAAATCCTTTCGAACGCAAGCTGCACCACCAACTGCCTTGCCCCAATGGTGAAAGTCCTGATGGATAACTTCGGTATCCAAAGCGGATTTATGACCACGGTCCACTCCTACACGAACGACCAAAACATCCTGGACCTTCCCCACAAGGACCTGCGCCGCGCCCGCGCCGCTGCGGTTAATATCATCCCCACCAGCACCGGCGCGGCAAAAGCGTTGGGATTGGTGATCCCAGAAGTGAAAGGGAAATTGGACGGCTTTGCCTTCCGCGTCCCAACGCCGGATGGCTCCGTAACGGACTTCACCGCAATCGTTGAGAAGCCAGCAACGAAGCAGGAGATCAACGACGCGTTCAAGGCCGCCGCAGCCGCCGGTCCGCTGGCCGGAATCTTGGAGTACAGTGCGGACCCGCTGGTAAGCAGCGACATTGTTGGCAACACTCACTCCTGCATCTTCGACTCACTCTCCACCATGGTGATCGGCAACATGGTGAAGATCGTCGGCTGGTACGATAACGAGTACGGATACTCCAAACGGATTGTGGACCTGGTCCAGAAAGTGGCCGCCCTGTAA
- a CDS encoding sterol desaturase family protein, whose product MARHYVSNKDESVRMFKSDFMEWFSHIHPATPIVLFVPVIVWMLYVASADRGLSWGTILGLFLVGIIYWTLVEYLLHRFVFHYEPKSEWGKRLHFTMHGVHHDYPNDSTRLVMAPAISIPLAFFFYFATQAVAGSTHTPAIMAGLVFGYVCYDTLHYATHHLSMKRGVLAYLKKQHLRHHYGDDSTGYGVTSPLWDIVFGTRDRR is encoded by the coding sequence ATGGCACGCCACTACGTATCAAACAAGGACGAGAGCGTCCGAATGTTCAAGAGTGATTTCATGGAGTGGTTCTCCCACATCCATCCGGCCACCCCCATTGTTCTCTTTGTTCCAGTTATCGTTTGGATGCTGTATGTGGCATCGGCGGACCGCGGGCTTTCTTGGGGGACGATTCTGGGGCTGTTCTTGGTCGGGATCATTTATTGGACGTTGGTGGAGTATCTGCTTCACCGCTTTGTTTTCCACTACGAACCCAAAAGCGAATGGGGGAAGCGGCTTCACTTCACCATGCACGGCGTTCACCACGATTACCCGAACGACTCCACCCGGTTGGTGATGGCCCCGGCCATTAGCATTCCGTTGGCCTTCTTTTTTTACTTCGCTACCCAAGCCGTAGCGGGAAGCACCCACACCCCAGCGATTATGGCTGGATTGGTCTTCGGTTACGTCTGCTACGACACGCTCCACTACGCCACCCATCACCTCTCCATGAAACGGGGTGTGCTTGCCTATCTAAAAAAGCAGCATCTGCGCCACCACTACGGCGACGACAGCACCGGCTACGGCGTGACCTCGCCGCTGTGGGATATTGTGTTTGGAACAAGAGATCGGCGGTAA
- the xerD gene encoding site-specific tyrosine recombinase XerD — translation MLLERYEEFLLLEKGAAENTQAAYKLDLRRYLQQLTALGTRKLAEARSEHLRQHIAQLAEAGLAPTSVARAISAIRGLHKFAMVEGEITNDASEMIAPPKQRRGLPDVLSVAQVEAILNAPDVSESGIPYGIRDRAILETLYATGMRVSELRTLTISQLMFEHSLVRVIGKGNKERLAPIGRPAQQWINRYRAVARTPLMKPGRSTNDVLFLNSRGGPLSRNAIWVMAKKYAAMAHVETEVHPHTFRHSFATHLLEGGADLRAVQEMLGHQHITTTQIYTHVDREYLREVHRTFHPRG, via the coding sequence ATGCTGCTGGAACGGTACGAGGAATTCTTGCTGCTGGAGAAAGGCGCGGCGGAGAACACCCAAGCCGCCTACAAACTTGACTTGCGGCGATACCTTCAACAGCTGACCGCCCTGGGGACCCGAAAACTTGCCGAGGCACGCAGCGAGCATCTGCGCCAGCACATTGCGCAGCTGGCCGAGGCAGGGCTTGCGCCCACATCGGTGGCGCGGGCAATTTCGGCGATTCGGGGGCTGCATAAATTTGCGATGGTGGAAGGGGAGATTACCAACGATGCCTCGGAGATGATCGCACCGCCGAAGCAGCGGCGCGGGCTGCCCGATGTGCTTTCGGTGGCGCAAGTTGAGGCAATCCTGAACGCCCCCGATGTCAGCGAATCGGGCATCCCCTACGGCATTCGCGACCGTGCAATTTTGGAGACGCTGTACGCCACCGGGATGCGGGTCAGCGAGCTTCGCACTTTGACGATTTCGCAGCTGATGTTCGAGCATTCGCTGGTGCGGGTGATTGGCAAAGGGAACAAGGAGCGGCTGGCACCGATAGGCCGCCCCGCACAGCAGTGGATTAACCGCTACCGCGCCGTTGCCCGCACCCCCCTGATGAAACCCGGGCGCAGCACCAACGATGTCCTGTTCCTGAACTCACGCGGGGGGCCGCTTAGCCGGAATGCGATTTGGGTGATGGCAAAAAAATATGCCGCGATGGCACACGTGGAAACGGAGGTCCACCCCCACACGTTCCGGCACTCCTTTGCCACCCATTTGTTGGAAGGAGGGGCCGATTTGCGCGCCGTGCAGGAGATGCTTGGGCACCAGCATATCACCACCACCCAGATTTACACCCATGTTGATCGTGAGTATCTGCGCGAGGTCCACCGGACGTTCCACCCGCGTGGCTGA
- the dcm gene encoding DNA (cytosine-5-)-methyltransferase, which yields MLKYTTLRSQLGIASDKAALSDHAYLTHYFHSGGNGDSYLFKEPSIEYVLSILEENNLIADHLFQPRLPIEWDIPFAPPKNHKFRFIDLFAGIGGFRLAFQELGGKCVFSSEWDFFARKTYEMNYGEVPFGDIREISTNMIPDHDILVAGFPCQPFSIAGVSKKNALGKHHGFKDETQGTLFFDIARIIAEKQPAAFLLENVKNLISHDKGNTFKVISNALDEVGYNIEYKILDGQHYVPQHRERIVIVGFQKSNKKAISTFKFPTLPNVNLKIQDILEDCVDDKYTLTNKLWQYLQNYAQKHKEKGNGFGFGLVDLNGVTRTLSARYYKDGSEILIPQIGKNPRRLTPRECARLQGYPDKFIIPVSDNQAYRQFGNSVVVPLMKSVGNKIIKALKSNDI from the coding sequence ATGCTTAAATACACAACACTCCGCAGCCAATTAGGCATTGCTTCAGATAAGGCAGCCTTGTCTGACCATGCGTATCTCACGCATTATTTCCATTCCGGGGGTAATGGTGATTCTTATCTTTTTAAGGAACCTTCGATAGAGTATGTGCTTTCCATACTTGAAGAAAACAATTTGATAGCAGATCATTTGTTTCAACCACGTTTGCCAATTGAATGGGACATTCCATTTGCACCACCTAAAAATCACAAATTTCGATTTATTGATCTATTCGCAGGTATTGGTGGCTTTCGCCTTGCTTTTCAAGAACTTGGGGGGAAATGCGTTTTCTCAAGTGAATGGGATTTCTTTGCACGTAAAACATATGAAATGAATTATGGTGAGGTACCATTCGGCGATATTAGAGAAATCTCTACGAATATGATACCAGACCATGATATCTTGGTTGCTGGATTTCCTTGTCAACCATTCTCAATTGCTGGCGTTTCGAAAAAAAACGCTTTGGGAAAACATCACGGCTTCAAAGATGAAACACAAGGAACTCTGTTTTTTGATATTGCAAGGATAATTGCAGAAAAACAGCCAGCAGCGTTCTTGCTTGAGAATGTCAAAAATCTTATTTCTCATGATAAAGGAAACACGTTTAAGGTAATATCCAACGCCTTGGATGAAGTAGGCTATAATATAGAATATAAAATACTCGATGGTCAGCATTATGTTCCTCAGCATCGCGAGCGCATTGTTATTGTAGGTTTCCAGAAAAGCAATAAGAAAGCAATTTCTACTTTTAAATTTCCCACACTACCAAATGTGAATTTAAAAATTCAGGATATACTGGAAGATTGTGTTGATGATAAGTACACTCTCACAAATAAATTATGGCAATACTTGCAGAATTATGCTCAAAAGCATAAAGAAAAAGGGAACGGTTTTGGTTTCGGGTTAGTTGATTTAAATGGAGTAACTAGAACATTAAGTGCTAGATACTACAAGGATGGATCTGAAATTTTGATTCCCCAAATTGGAAAAAATCCGCGGCGACTTACTCCTAGAGAATGCGCTCGCTTACAAGGTTATCCGGACAAATTCATTATACCCGTTTCTGACAATCAAGCATATCGCCAATTCGGAAATTCAGTTGTTGTTCCTTTAATGAAATCCGTGGGAAATAAAATAATTAAAGCGTTGAAAAGCAATGACATTTGA
- a CDS encoding transposase has protein sequence MAGCEPCFEHHRCSSTRRCEWIAEWNKKTASLRSRQGEGGGARGRLTAEQFEELCRKLRSEQRLWTTRELQEYLQERWGVRYSLRQVRRIARRCGLGYRKPYVLDERRPEDAELQLKRVLRKVVNGLANKGIAASDVAIGYADESSPQTRCNRVRYWSYGDCRVRDYHQKWRCNTFGFYAIRGKSGAGLSVIAEQGYGGAIDRDSGSECGIQASDCGVG, from the coding sequence ATTGCAGGATGTGAGCCGTGTTTCGAGCATCACCGGTGTTCCAGCACCCGACGCTGTGAGTGGATCGCGGAATGGAATAAAAAAACGGCATCACTTCGGTCGCGTCAAGGGGAAGGGGGCGGAGCACGGGGACGATTGACGGCAGAACAGTTCGAGGAGTTGTGCCGGAAACTGCGTTCGGAGCAGCGATTGTGGACAACCAGAGAGCTTCAGGAGTATTTGCAGGAGCGATGGGGCGTGAGGTACAGTCTGCGTCAAGTCCGTCGGATTGCTCGGCGTTGTGGACTTGGGTATCGGAAGCCGTATGTGTTGGACGAACGCCGTCCGGAGGATGCAGAATTGCAATTGAAGCGAGTGCTGCGGAAGGTGGTGAATGGTCTTGCCAATAAAGGGATTGCGGCATCGGATGTGGCGATCGGATATGCCGATGAATCGTCGCCTCAGACGCGGTGTAATCGTGTACGGTATTGGAGTTATGGGGATTGCCGAGTGCGGGATTATCATCAGAAGTGGCGGTGCAACACGTTTGGGTTTTACGCGATTCGTGGGAAGAGCGGTGCGGGGCTTAGTGTCATCGCGGAGCAAGGATATGGTGGAGCAATTGACAGAGATTCGGGAAGCGAATGTGGGATACAAGCGAGTGATTGTGGTGTGGGATAA